The following DNA comes from Bos indicus x Bos taurus breed Angus x Brahman F1 hybrid chromosome 22, Bos_hybrid_MaternalHap_v2.0, whole genome shotgun sequence.
cggctgaactgaactgaactgtgttcccCAGAAGCTAGACATGGTGCAGCAAGAGAAGAATGGTCCTAATGAAAACACACAGTTAAActtaccttatttttttaaatttaaatttatttattttaattagaggctaattactttacaatattgtattggttttgccatacatcaacatgaatccgccacaggtgtacatgtgttccccaccctgaaccccactcccacctccctccccgtgtcatccctctgggtcatcccagtgcaccgccccaagcatcctgtatcctgcatggaacctggactggtgattcatttcttgtatgatattatacatgtttcaatgccattctcccaaatcatcccaccctctccctctcccagagtccaaaagactgttctatacatctgtgtctcttttgctgtctcgcatacagagttatcattaccatctttctaaattccatatatatgcgttagtatactgtattggtgtttttctttctggctcacttcactctgtataataggctccagtttcatccacctcattagaactgattcaaatgcattctttttaatggctgagtaaaactccattgtgtatatgtaccacagctttcttatccattcatctgctgatggacatctaggttgcttccatgtcctggctattataaacagtgctgtgatgaacactggggtacacatgtctctttcaattctgtaaACCCACCTTAAAAAGGGTTTCTGTCACAAGAGGCACACGTAGGACAGCTCTTGTTCTTTGCAGAATCAACATCAAGAGATTTTGGAAGTATAATTTTTTGGTTCTTGGGTAGCTGGTGATTGTTGGTCCTGGcaccctttaaaaagaaaaaaaaagcaaaaccaaacttGGTAGAAATCAAGCTGGGGTTTCTATGTTTGTTACTGAAGGGGAAGGAACTTTCTTTCCAGTGAGCTGAGAGGGTTATGTTTGGGTATCACCAGAGGTTCTAAATTCCCATCCTGAGGGGACAGCTCCCAACTTTGGAGCAAGGGAGGCCCTGAGGTCCTGGAGGTGATAGGTGACCCCATCCTCGGATGGGGTGCAGGAGCTGTGTGGTCTGCAGCCTCAGTGAGCATTAGAGTAATGGACACTAAAGGGACAGTAAAACCCCGGtggttcagttccgttcagttcagctcagtcgctcagttgagtccgacttttcgtgaccccgtgaatcacagcacgccaggcctccctgtccatcaccaactcccggagttcactcagactcatgtccagcgagtcggtgatgccatccagccgtctcatcctctgtcgtccccttctcctcctgcccccaatccctcccagcgtcagagtctttagTCTCTGTCTTTTGGTGTCCTTACATTTCTGTCTCCTactgattaaatgaatgaaacttcAAGCTCTAAGAGGAAAGGGGAGGTAGCCACTGGCTAGGAAGTTCAAAACCACACTTTATGACCAAGGAACATAGATACTTTGAGTAGTCATCTTTTTTTTCAATCACTCTGAACTCTATTCTGCTTTACAGATAAGAGGAAACCAAGGCTAAGAGAGGAAAGTAATGGCTCAGACGCACGAGGAAACACAGAAGTATAATTTGCAGACCCTGCCGTGTCATGTGGGTTTTCTAAGGACTGCCCAGGAACCCCTCCTGTCCCCACTCCTCATCCACTCTCATCCCCAAGCACTTTTGTGACAATGAGTAGTGACTCCTTTCTCCATCCCAAGTGGTTATCTTAACACTGAAGCCTTTAATTCTTCCTCTCGGGAACGTGGATTTCTTCTATAACGTGTAGCAAAGATGATCAAGCCAGACAACAGGAACATTGGCGGCTCAGATGCTCATCCCCAGTGGGAGACCAAACATACACATAACCAGGAAAAACTATACACAGGTCTATTTGTTGTCTTTTATTGTATTTCTAGAAAGGCAATATCAACTTACCCTGTTAAAATCACCttgtgaaaataaattttctggaAATGCATTCTTTATAAATGGAAAGCATGCAATAATGTGTAAATTTACAGAAGCACTTTAAACTGGTTAGCTCAGGTAATAGTTTGCAAAGTAGGTTTTGTTTTTGGAGCAATTACAGATATCCTTAGACTTCGTAAGTCTTAATTCTGATTAAGGCTGTAAGAACAGAGAGTTCTCTTAATGATTAATTACATAATTGAAATGACTTGTAAGAAGTGACTGATTGAAGTTTTGAATCATCCAAAAGTTAAAAAGCAGggccaatattttaaaagatgacacTTTTCACAATTCCAAATTTTTTGGAAGTCATTTTTATGCCATATCAGCATTAACTTTTAGTGGACTATTTTTGCCTTACTTTATGGCAGGCACTTTGAAGTGATTAAGGAAGCACTGTCTTCTTACTTGATTAGTCCttgttattttttggttttgaagGAAATGTTTGTAAATGAGTAAAAGACCCCAGATAAATGTATCTGGGCCTATGTATTACTTCTTAAATGTGAATACTCatgtattaatgaaaataaaacacaccaTAAGCAAATGAAACTGTGTTTGAATTTCCACAAGTTACGTTTAGATTTGTTAATGCCTTGCATTTCATGTTTAGGAATCAGACCATTCTAATGCCTTCTTAAGCTTATACTTGTTATCAGCATTGGCAGTTTGGCTTTCATTAACAAATAATCCTTCACAATAAAAGAATCCAgatctaatttcattcctttactaGTTGTTTCTGCAGACACCTGGCTTCGTGGCGTACACCGTGCTTCAGATATGATCAGGAAAACACTGGGACAGTGTGCCCAAGGTTTTCTATATTGTTTCACAGAAGCTAGTAGCAGTTCAAAGGCCTCATTTTCACAGCAAGAATTAGCGCTTTACTCCCCCAGTCAATTCTCTACAAACCCCTCCAGAGAATCCCATGAGTTCAGGTTGGAAGGGAATGGTCTTCCCGTTCCCAAATCATCTCTCTCCTCACTGAAGCTTGCTCAGAAGCCTCCTCAGGTTTACTCATCCCTGCAGGAAAGCCTGGCGCACCAAGGAAGGATGCCTCAGTCCAGGTGAACTCTGGTCACACTGAACTTGTACTTGGCAGGAAGAAAACGTGACTGCCGGGTGAGAAGCCCTACTTTTTGCAGTGGATATAATTCTTCTTCTCCCCTGTACTTGTTCAGGAAACTGTCACTttgatacaattttaaataagCTCTCAACGTGGGAAGCTTATTAACTGTTTCttgcattttcagtttttacaGAGCATCGCGGAGGTCATGGTCCACCGTGGACTGCGTGTAAGATGAGCTGGGGGTGTCAGTGTACATTGGGAGGAGTCGACAGTATTGGCAGAGCACCAGAGTGCCCCGGCAGGTTTTGAAGAGCTGTACAATATACTTGCGAAATTTCTCCCCCAGGAAGAAGTAGATGACAGGATTGAGGCAGCAGTGAACAAAAGCCAGGGTCTCTGTGGTCTGGATGGCATAGTCCAGGTGTCGCTCAAATGTGCAGTCCTGAAGGACCTCCAGCTCCACCAGGGTCTCCAGGAAGAGCACCACATTGTAAGGGGTCCAGAACCCCAGGAAGAGGACCACCACAGCAAAGATCATCTTCACTGCCTTGTTCTTCTTCTCATTTTTGCAGTGCTGCAAGGTCCTAATGATCATGGAGTAGCAGAACAGCATGATTCCCAAGGGGATCACCAGCCCTAGAATGTTGATCTCCAGGGAGCTCAGGACCTTCCACCGCGTGGAGTTGAAAGAGTACTTGGTTTTGCAGTAGGTGTGGTTGCGCTCAGTATAACACGTGCTGAACAGGAGGCCTGGGAGGGAGACAAGCACAGCCACTGACCACGTGGCCACACTGGTGATGACCCCGTAAGTCAAGGTCCTGGCTCTCAGGGAGAAGATGGCGTGCACGATGGCCAGGTACCTGTCGATGCTCATGAGTGTGATGAAGAAGATGCCGCTGTAGAAGCCCACCAGGTATATCCAAGAAATCAGCTTGCAGAGGCCAAGCCCAAACACCCACTGGTCTGCAGCATAGTAGCCCCAGAAAGGCAGTGAGAGCACGAAGAGCAGGTCCGAGATGGCGAGGTTGAGCAGGTACACGTCGGTCATGGACTTGAGCCGCTTGTACTTGAACAGGACCAAGACCACCACGGAGTTGCCAAGCAGACCGAAGAGAAAGACCAAGGAGTAGAGTGGGGGCAGGAAGAGCCCCCCAAATGCCCGGATGCCGTCCTTGTTGCAAGGCTTGGGCAGGT
Coding sequences within:
- the CCR4 gene encoding C-C chemokine receptor type 4 isoform X2, coding for MNPTDIADTTVDESIYNSYYLYENLPKPCNKDGIRAFGGLFLPPLYSLVFLFGLLGNSVVVLVLFKYKRLKSMTDVYLLNLAISDLLFVLSLPFWGYYAADQWVFGLGLCKLISWIYLVGFYSGIFFITLMSIDRYLAIVHAIFSLRARTLTYGVITSVATWSVAVLVSLPGLLFSTCYTERNHTYCKTKYSFNSTRWKVLSSLEINILGLVIPLGIMLFCYSMIIRTLQHCKNEKKNKAVKMIFAVVVLFLGFWTPYNVVLFLETLVELEVLQDCTFERHLDYAIQTTETLAFVHCCLNPVIYFFLGEKFRKYIVQLFKTCRGTLVLCQYCRLLPMYTDTPSSSYTQSTVDHDLRDAL
- the CCR4 gene encoding C-C chemokine receptor type 4 isoform X1, translated to MLRPSIGPGKTHLLLLCRIGPRVPSHPAGESRCVPGSFGWAQSCLEEPVNLKMNPTDIADTTVDESIYNSYYLYENLPKPCNKDGIRAFGGLFLPPLYSLVFLFGLLGNSVVVLVLFKYKRLKSMTDVYLLNLAISDLLFVLSLPFWGYYAADQWVFGLGLCKLISWIYLVGFYSGIFFITLMSIDRYLAIVHAIFSLRARTLTYGVITSVATWSVAVLVSLPGLLFSTCYTERNHTYCKTKYSFNSTRWKVLSSLEINILGLVIPLGIMLFCYSMIIRTLQHCKNEKKNKAVKMIFAVVVLFLGFWTPYNVVLFLETLVELEVLQDCTFERHLDYAIQTTETLAFVHCCLNPVIYFFLGEKFRKYIVQLFKTCRGTLVLCQYCRLLPMYTDTPSSSYTQSTVDHDLRDAL